Proteins from a single region of Phycisphaeraceae bacterium D3-23:
- a CDS encoding LamG domain-containing protein produces MSEPTPIAAERLIALADAYLLGELDAEQLAELEHELNRSSASRKLFATVTDHAAAMREAFGNATDQLVEVEDDQSDDFFSILSALDSAEETGPVDRTAEIARRNRAAKQQSRRDAFRARQQASGHPRNPLVIPNALVWLGMAAVLGLIAWIGWPRGGAAPPAFSPTVQREDPKETSPSERPVYVARVKASAGARWEGAMAAGARLQSGQTVILHEGFAELVFDDGTEVLIEGPATFQPTGPRTMQWVDGRFSAVVPASGERFEVVTAHTRVTAQGSAFGLDLPPRSDAMLLHVFTGEVGYQRVASAQGAIAERPRNVAENTTLAIGAGRDPVAATPDRPFVRELPSRYELAVREIDPVGFFRFAESRSDATPQSVAGESGWTGQYLNRVDRRVPGFDAQSPGRSTNPYAIGFGSGRGGSARLPDPPEGRVPVGAYTYAFWVRPGEHGQRQCVFLRTGADGPLIDVMYQVSITPDGRLQHYVFTTSTGYQHEDATRGTRTSQFGQTRLTPGRWHHVVVTATDRGELRLYVDGEPDAAPVEVPGLLLRDGTELLIASTARTILPDGGDGEQQGGYRGDFDDLAIFDRVLSQRQVRDLYQAGAQGAGAGP; encoded by the coding sequence ATGAGCGAACCCACCCCGATAGCGGCCGAGCGACTGATCGCCCTGGCCGACGCCTACCTTCTTGGCGAACTGGATGCCGAGCAACTCGCCGAGCTGGAACATGAACTGAATCGTTCGTCCGCGTCGCGCAAACTCTTCGCCACCGTGACCGACCATGCCGCGGCGATGCGCGAGGCCTTCGGCAACGCGACCGACCAGTTGGTCGAAGTCGAGGACGACCAGTCCGACGACTTCTTCTCGATCCTGTCGGCGCTGGACTCGGCCGAGGAAACCGGCCCGGTCGACCGGACGGCCGAGATCGCCCGGCGTAACCGTGCCGCGAAGCAGCAGTCCCGTCGTGACGCATTCCGGGCACGGCAGCAGGCCAGCGGTCACCCACGCAACCCACTGGTCATCCCCAATGCCCTCGTTTGGCTCGGGATGGCGGCGGTTTTGGGGCTGATCGCCTGGATCGGCTGGCCGCGCGGGGGGGCGGCCCCGCCGGCTTTCTCCCCGACTGTGCAGCGAGAGGACCCCAAAGAGACCTCCCCGTCAGAGCGGCCGGTCTATGTCGCTCGCGTCAAGGCATCGGCCGGGGCCCGGTGGGAGGGGGCGATGGCGGCCGGCGCTCGGCTTCAGAGCGGGCAGACGGTCATCCTGCACGAGGGGTTTGCCGAGTTGGTCTTTGACGACGGCACGGAAGTGCTGATCGAGGGCCCCGCGACCTTCCAGCCGACGGGTCCACGCACCATGCAGTGGGTCGATGGCCGCTTCTCGGCAGTCGTGCCCGCCTCCGGCGAACGTTTTGAGGTTGTGACGGCCCATACCCGGGTGACGGCGCAGGGCAGCGCGTTTGGTCTAGACCTGCCGCCACGCAGCGACGCGATGCTGCTCCATGTCTTCACAGGGGAAGTGGGCTATCAGCGTGTGGCCTCGGCCCAGGGGGCGATCGCGGAACGGCCGAGAAATGTTGCAGAAAACACGACCCTTGCCATCGGCGCGGGACGCGACCCGGTGGCGGCCACGCCCGACCGGCCATTCGTCCGGGAGCTGCCGTCGCGCTACGAGCTGGCGGTGCGTGAGATCGACCCCGTCGGCTTCTTCCGTTTTGCCGAAAGCCGATCCGACGCGACGCCGCAAAGTGTCGCCGGGGAAAGTGGTTGGACGGGTCAGTACCTCAACCGGGTGGACCGCCGTGTCCCCGGGTTTGACGCGCAGTCGCCGGGGCGCAGCACCAACCCGTACGCGATCGGCTTCGGTTCCGGGCGGGGCGGCAGCGCCCGACTCCCCGACCCGCCCGAGGGGCGCGTGCCCGTGGGGGCCTACACGTATGCCTTCTGGGTCAGGCCGGGCGAGCACGGCCAGCGTCAGTGCGTCTTCCTCCGCACCGGCGCGGACGGGCCGCTGATCGACGTCATGTACCAGGTGTCGATCACCCCGGACGGCCGGCTGCAGCACTATGTTTTTACCACCTCGACCGGCTATCAGCACGAGGACGCCACACGCGGCACCCGCACCTCCCAGTTCGGGCAGACCCGGCTCACGCCCGGCCGCTGGCACCACGTCGTCGTCACCGCCACCGACCGGGGCGAGCTGCGTCTGTATGTCGATGGCGAGCCCGACGCCGCGCCCGTCGAGGTCCCCGGCCTCCTGCTACGAGACGGCACCGAACTGCTGATCGCCTCCACCGCCCGGACCATCCTGCCCGACGGCGGGGACGGCGAGCAGCAGGGCGGGTACCGGGGCGACTTCGACGACCTGGCGATCTTTGACCGAGTCCTGTCCCAACGCCAGGTCCGCGACCTCTACCAGGCCGGGGCACAAGGAGCGGGGGCCGGCCCATGA
- a CDS encoding DUF488 domain-containing protein: protein MPKFQAKRVYEPKADTDGLRILVDRVWPRGVSKDQAAIDAWAKDLAPSTKLRKWFAHDPEKYPAFKERYHDELDVLAETVTQYVNDWADHGTVTLVYSAKDEQHNQAVVLRDYLTHRATQ from the coding sequence ATGCCTAAGTTCCAAGCCAAGCGCGTCTACGAACCCAAAGCCGACACCGACGGCCTGCGCATCCTCGTCGACCGCGTCTGGCCACGCGGGGTGAGCAAAGACCAAGCGGCGATCGACGCCTGGGCCAAGGACCTCGCCCCGAGCACCAAGCTACGCAAGTGGTTCGCCCACGACCCCGAGAAGTACCCGGCGTTCAAAGAACGCTACCACGACGAGCTGGACGTGCTCGCCGAAACGGTCACGCAATACGTCAACGACTGGGCCGACCACGGCACCGTCACCCTGGTCTATAGCGCGAAGGATGAGCAGCACAACCAGGCGGTCGTGCTGCGGGATTACCTGACCCACCGCGCAACACAATGA
- a CDS encoding sigma-70 family RNA polymerase sigma factor has protein sequence MSQSTGLLARIASGDESAVAEVLDTYGGLVWSIARRSFRDRAEAEDAVQDAFIAVWKGASKYDPAVASESTFIAMIARRRVIDRVRKQGRRPQTQPLEPMHEPGDESVQQAEVSEESQRVLAVIDALDPPQPEVIRQSLMEGLTHAQIAEKLSLPLGTVKTHIRRGLIKVRAALGVQQGSGVPA, from the coding sequence ATGTCGCAATCAACAGGCCTGCTCGCACGCATCGCGTCGGGCGACGAATCCGCGGTCGCCGAGGTGCTCGACACTTACGGCGGCTTGGTGTGGTCGATCGCGCGTCGGTCGTTCCGCGACAGGGCCGAGGCCGAGGACGCCGTGCAGGACGCCTTTATCGCCGTGTGGAAGGGCGCGTCGAAGTACGACCCCGCCGTCGCGAGCGAGTCGACCTTCATCGCGATGATCGCGCGTCGCCGCGTGATCGACCGTGTGCGCAAGCAGGGCCGACGCCCGCAGACCCAGCCGCTCGAACCGATGCACGAGCCCGGCGACGAGTCGGTCCAGCAGGCCGAGGTCAGCGAGGAATCGCAACGCGTGCTCGCCGTGATCGATGCGCTCGACCCGCCCCAGCCCGAGGTGATCCGTCAGTCGCTGATGGAAGGGCTCACCCACGCGCAGATCGCCGAGAAGCTCTCGCTGCCGCTGGGCACGGTCAAGACACACATCCGCCGCGGGCTGATCAAGGTGCGTGCCGCGCTGGGCGTCCAACAAGGAAGCGGGGTGCCGGCATGA
- a CDS encoding fasciclin domain-containing protein yields the protein MTRLTRNLLFALPALGFTFASPALAGDCHRGCDRDAAPLEAVTADMDIVDTAVAAGSFETLAALLEAADLVEALQGDGPFTVFAPTDAAFAELPEETVAFLLDPENKHILQQVLLYHVVPGSLDAEDVVEADKLVTLNGQKLDLTTDGSVMVDDANVTATDIGCTNGVIHVIDKVMVPNTQDLIGTAVAAGSFETLAAALDAAGLIEALQGEGPFTVFAPTDEAFAALPEGVVADLLKPENKDQLVAVLTYHVVAGRVYAVDAIAAEHAETLQGSNITIEHRDGHVFINDARVVSADVDATNGVIHVIDKVILPGE from the coding sequence ATGACACGCCTGACCCGCAATCTCCTCTTCGCCCTCCCTGCCCTGGGCTTCACCTTCGCTTCGCCCGCGCTGGCCGGCGACTGCCATCGCGGCTGCGACCGTGACGCGGCGCCCCTTGAGGCCGTGACCGCCGACATGGACATCGTTGATACCGCCGTCGCCGCCGGCTCGTTCGAGACACTGGCCGCGTTGCTCGAAGCGGCCGACCTGGTTGAAGCGCTGCAAGGCGACGGCCCGTTCACCGTCTTCGCGCCGACCGACGCGGCGTTTGCCGAGCTGCCCGAAGAAACCGTCGCGTTCCTGCTCGACCCCGAGAACAAGCACATCCTCCAGCAGGTGCTGCTTTATCACGTCGTGCCCGGCTCGCTTGACGCCGAGGACGTTGTCGAGGCCGACAAGCTCGTCACGCTCAACGGCCAGAAGCTCGACCTCACGACCGACGGCAGCGTCATGGTCGACGACGCAAACGTCACGGCGACCGACATCGGCTGCACCAACGGCGTGATCCATGTGATCGACAAGGTCATGGTGCCCAACACCCAAGACCTGATCGGCACGGCCGTCGCCGCCGGCTCGTTCGAGACGCTCGCTGCGGCGCTCGACGCGGCGGGGCTGATCGAGGCGCTCCAGGGCGAAGGCCCGTTCACCGTGTTCGCGCCGACCGATGAGGCGTTCGCCGCGCTGCCCGAAGGCGTTGTCGCCGACCTGCTCAAGCCGGAGAACAAGGACCAGCTCGTCGCGGTATTGACGTACCACGTCGTGGCGGGCCGGGTCTACGCGGTCGACGCGATCGCGGCTGAGCACGCCGAGACGCTGCAGGGCTCGAACATCACGATCGAGCACCGCGACGGCCACGTGTTTATCAACGACGCCCGGGTCGTGAGCGCCGACGTCGACGCGACCAACGGCGTGATCCACGTGATCGACAAGGTGATCCTGCCCGGCGAGTAA
- the tsf gene encoding translation elongation factor Ts: MAAISAKDVMQLRKATGLGMMECKKALVECDGDFDKATEYARTKFGAKMATRSDRESGEGKIAIAVNGDNTKGVIVLVNTETDFTAKNDEFGAMVQQIADLALSQDAGTVKVTDEMEALMQQVRLTTAENVQFGTGVVYEGDTVGSYVHFTGKVGVLIDLGGKADEQLCKDLCMHVSAIVPAPMGVTEDEVPAEAIEKEKAAAKAEAIESGKPEDIAEKMVVGKMRKYMDSIVLLRQPFVKDDKQQIQDILSDGVTIKAFTKLAIG; encoded by the coding sequence ATGGCCGCGATTAGTGCCAAGGACGTGATGCAGCTTCGCAAAGCCACCGGGCTGGGCATGATGGAGTGCAAGAAGGCCCTCGTCGAATGCGACGGCGACTTCGACAAGGCCACCGAATACGCCCGGACCAAGTTCGGCGCGAAGATGGCCACCCGCTCGGACCGCGAGTCGGGCGAGGGCAAGATCGCTATCGCCGTCAACGGCGACAACACCAAGGGCGTCATCGTCCTGGTCAACACCGAGACCGACTTCACCGCGAAGAACGACGAGTTCGGCGCGATGGTGCAGCAGATCGCCGACCTCGCCCTGTCGCAGGATGCGGGAACCGTCAAGGTGACCGACGAGATGGAAGCGCTGATGCAGCAGGTCCGCCTGACGACTGCCGAGAACGTGCAGTTCGGCACCGGCGTCGTCTACGAAGGCGACACCGTCGGCAGCTACGTCCACTTCACCGGCAAGGTCGGCGTCCTCATCGACCTGGGCGGCAAGGCCGACGAACAGCTCTGCAAGGACCTGTGCATGCACGTCTCGGCCATCGTCCCCGCACCGATGGGCGTGACCGAAGACGAGGTCCCCGCCGAGGCGATCGAGAAAGAGAAAGCCGCCGCCAAGGCCGAGGCCATCGAGTCGGGCAAGCCCGAGGACATCGCCGAGAAGATGGTGGTCGGCAAGATGCGCAAGTACATGGACTCGATCGTCCTGCTCCGCCAGCCGTTCGTGAAGGACGACAAGCAGCAGATCCAGGACATCCTGTCCGACGGCGTGACGATCAAGGCCTTCACGAAGCTCGCGATCGGGTAA
- a CDS encoding PEP-CTERM sorting domain-containing protein, whose translation MMTRTLLCATALLVPCSLASAATLFTEDFSSNSAGPNLALGTPFVLAPNPPATTDFSGGNFTISSGDGARIYLGTNDTDYSTTDFVFSAVVTVQGTSPWNSPFLGMGSANADGSNFGEPTAGSDIAMVLRPDVGRVQGRDDGTISNPATPGGIAGTHRMTMIWDSGLGQATFQYDAGNNGSVDETFTLDGSDNGFNASNSQLFIGGGGGLVVDDVRVDVPEPGSLALLGLGGLLLARRRRA comes from the coding sequence ATGATGACTCGAACCTTATTGTGTGCCACCGCACTGCTCGTCCCCTGCTCCCTGGCCTCGGCCGCGACGCTGTTCACAGAGGACTTCTCCAGCAACTCCGCCGGGCCGAATTTGGCGCTGGGCACCCCCTTTGTATTGGCCCCCAACCCTCCGGCCACCACCGATTTCTCTGGCGGCAACTTCACGATCTCCTCGGGTGACGGGGCCCGGATCTACCTGGGCACCAACGACACCGACTACAGCACGACCGACTTTGTGTTCAGTGCCGTTGTCACGGTGCAGGGCACCTCTCCCTGGAACTCCCCGTTCCTGGGCATGGGCAGCGCCAACGCGGACGGTTCCAACTTTGGTGAGCCCACCGCTGGCTCCGATATCGCCATGGTCTTGCGGCCCGACGTCGGTCGGGTTCAGGGGCGTGATGACGGCACGATCTCGAACCCTGCCACGCCCGGCGGGATCGCCGGCACCCACCGGATGACCATGATTTGGGACTCGGGCTTGGGCCAAGCGACCTTCCAATACGACGCGGGCAACAACGGGTCGGTCGATGAGACCTTCACACTGGACGGCTCGGACAACGGCTTCAACGCCTCCAACAGCCAACTGTTCATCGGCGGTGGTGGCGGGCTGGTCGTGGATGACGTCAGGGTCGACGTCCCCGAGCCCGGCTCGCTGGCGCTGCTGGGCTTGGGCGGTCTGCTACTCGCCCGCCGCCGACGCGCGTAA
- the truD gene encoding tRNA pseudouridine(13) synthase TruD: MLTDSLAYLTPDLPGVGGLLKQRPEDFLVEEQPLYEPSGQGEHLYLYIEKRELTTMEAIRRVASAFRTHRRNIGNAGLKDKHAVTRQHLSVWLPGVPDDVVAESIERLSNNTKLGVLWAERHGNKLRRGHHGGNRFVLRLRDVEPTHVVRAKDILDTLEQRGVPNYVGEQRFGYRQNSHILGRLLLQNEYAAFLDAMLGSDYDTESPYIVEGRAHYRAGDYQQALEVWPKTLRYDRQALDALRQGKDAEQAVRCIDKSQRAFLVSAWQSSVFNDVLDQRVRAGTFDKLLPGDLAWKHGNRSVFAVDEATAQEENAADGRVPRGEVSPSGPYWGTGMTQPTGEPLELERAALERSGLTEAALADADFRGSEGTRRPMRIMLKSPEVSAGVDEHGPYIKTSFELPRGAYATMVMRELMKTTTTT, from the coding sequence ATGCTCACCGACTCCCTCGCCTACCTCACGCCCGACCTGCCCGGGGTGGGTGGTTTACTCAAACAACGCCCCGAGGACTTCCTCGTCGAGGAGCAGCCGCTCTACGAACCCTCGGGCCAGGGCGAGCACCTCTACCTCTACATCGAGAAACGCGAGCTGACCACGATGGAAGCGATCCGGCGGGTCGCGTCGGCGTTCCGCACGCACCGGCGGAACATCGGCAACGCGGGGCTCAAGGACAAGCACGCCGTCACCCGCCAGCACCTGTCGGTCTGGCTGCCCGGTGTGCCCGACGATGTGGTTGCGGAGTCGATCGAACGGCTGAGCAACAACACCAAGCTCGGCGTCCTCTGGGCCGAACGCCACGGCAACAAACTCCGACGCGGGCACCACGGCGGCAACCGCTTTGTCCTCCGCCTCCGCGACGTCGAACCGACCCACGTCGTCCGCGCCAAAGACATCCTCGACACCCTCGAACAGCGCGGCGTGCCCAACTACGTCGGCGAACAACGCTTCGGCTACCGGCAGAACTCGCACATCCTGGGCCGGCTGCTGCTGCAAAATGAATACGCCGCGTTCCTCGACGCGATGCTTGGCTCGGACTACGACACCGAATCCCCCTACATCGTCGAGGGCCGGGCCCACTACCGCGCCGGCGACTACCAGCAGGCGCTCGAGGTCTGGCCCAAGACGCTGCGCTACGACCGGCAGGCGCTGGACGCGCTTCGCCAGGGCAAAGACGCCGAGCAGGCGGTGCGGTGTATCGACAAGTCGCAGCGGGCGTTTCTCGTCTCGGCCTGGCAGTCGTCGGTGTTCAACGATGTGCTCGACCAGCGCGTGCGGGCCGGGACGTTCGACAAGCTCCTGCCCGGCGACCTCGCGTGGAAGCACGGCAACCGCTCGGTCTTCGCGGTCGATGAAGCCACCGCCCAAGAAGAGAACGCGGCCGACGGCCGGGTGCCGCGCGGCGAAGTTTCGCCCAGCGGGCCGTACTGGGGCACGGGGATGACACAGCCCACGGGCGAGCCGCTCGAACTCGAACGCGCGGCGCTCGAGCGCTCGGGGCTCACCGAGGCCGCGTTGGCGGACGCCGACTTCCGCGGGTCCGAGGGCACGCGTCGGCCGATGCGCATCATGCTCAAGTCGCCCGAGGTCTCCGCCGGCGTCGACGAGCACGGCCCGTACATCAAAACCAGCTTCGAGCTCCCCCGCGGTGCCTACGCCACGATGGTGATGCGCGAGCTGATGAAAACAACCACCACAACGTAG
- the rpsB gene encoding 30S ribosomal protein S2: protein MSLAKELVDAGIHFGHRSTHWNPKMAPYIFGKRNKIHIIDVKETIKGLLLARKFLTKVVADGKDVLFVGTKRQARGIIEQYAGEAEMPYVTERWLGGTLTNYMTIRQRLKRLEELERIEESGEIENYSKKMESQLNREKTKISRNLGGIREMHKLPGAIVIIDVAQETNAVREARKLGIPTVCLIDTDSDPDFADIPIPGNDDAMRSIEVVIRSLMAAVNEGKTQRREKSGGGKDDGGEGEPKGRKRSSRAQFAADAPAQAPAADEAPKAEAAAPAAE from the coding sequence ATGTCCCTCGCCAAAGAACTCGTCGACGCCGGCATCCACTTCGGACACCGGTCCACCCACTGGAACCCGAAGATGGCACCCTACATCTTCGGCAAGCGCAACAAGATCCACATCATCGACGTCAAGGAAACGATCAAGGGCCTCCTCCTTGCCCGTAAGTTCCTGACCAAGGTCGTCGCCGACGGCAAAGACGTCCTCTTCGTCGGCACCAAGCGCCAGGCCCGCGGCATCATCGAGCAGTACGCCGGCGAAGCCGAGATGCCCTACGTCACCGAGCGCTGGCTCGGCGGCACGCTCACCAACTACATGACCATCCGCCAACGCCTCAAGCGCCTCGAAGAACTCGAACGCATCGAGGAGTCCGGCGAAATCGAGAACTACTCCAAGAAGATGGAGTCCCAGCTCAACCGCGAGAAGACCAAGATCTCTCGCAACCTCGGCGGCATCCGCGAGATGCACAAGCTCCCCGGCGCGATCGTCATCATCGACGTCGCCCAGGAAACCAACGCCGTCCGCGAAGCACGCAAGCTCGGCATCCCCACCGTCTGCCTGATCGATACCGACTCCGACCCCGACTTCGCCGACATCCCGATCCCCGGCAACGACGACGCGATGCGCTCGATCGAGGTCGTGATCCGCTCGCTCATGGCCGCCGTGAACGAAGGCAAGACCCAGCGCCGCGAGAAGTCCGGCGGCGGCAAGGACGACGGCGGCGAAGGCGAGCCCAAAGGCCGTAAGCGCAGCAGCCGCGCCCAGTTCGCGGCCGACGCCCCGGCCCAGGCACCCGCAGCCGACGAAGCCCCCAAGGCCGAAGCCGCCGCACCTGCCGCGGAGTAA
- a CDS encoding anti-sigma factor, which translates to MTDTPRPTPEQIEDLLALRATQGLDAEQQQQYDQRIAQDPAIAQQAEAFEIAAASATVALGSASRTEALPDGLRQRLATDAAQHVGRATQPELKLAGSAAAPPTTPSRSSLLGPQAIGWYVAIAALLGLAFVLFSPAPETQTDPDPTPTQQYAQLADDPTTVAASWGFNAADGDTRFANVVGEVIFNADQQAGYMKLTGLPVNDPTKEQYQLWIVDAARAGQTTDRIDGGVFDVSGTGEVIIPVTAAIRADQPVVFAITVEKPGGVVVSKGPLQVVAAVE; encoded by the coding sequence ATGACCGACACGCCACGCCCCACCCCCGAACAGATCGAAGACCTCCTCGCCCTGCGCGCGACGCAGGGCCTCGATGCTGAGCAGCAACAGCAGTACGACCAACGCATCGCGCAAGACCCCGCGATCGCGCAGCAGGCCGAGGCGTTTGAAATCGCCGCGGCGTCGGCCACCGTCGCGCTCGGCAGCGCATCGCGAACCGAAGCACTCCCGGACGGCCTGCGACAGCGATTGGCCACCGATGCGGCCCAGCACGTCGGACGCGCGACCCAGCCCGAACTGAAACTCGCGGGCTCCGCCGCCGCGCCACCTACAACGCCATCGCGCTCGTCGCTCTTGGGTCCGCAGGCCATCGGCTGGTACGTCGCCATCGCCGCGCTGCTCGGCCTCGCCTTCGTCTTGTTCAGCCCCGCGCCCGAAACGCAGACCGACCCCGACCCCACCCCGACGCAGCAGTACGCCCAGCTCGCCGACGACCCCACCACCGTCGCCGCAAGCTGGGGCTTCAACGCCGCCGACGGCGACACGCGCTTCGCCAACGTCGTCGGCGAAGTCATCTTCAACGCCGACCAGCAGGCCGGCTACATGAAACTCACCGGGCTGCCCGTCAACGACCCGACGAAAGAGCAGTACCAGCTCTGGATCGTCGACGCGGCACGCGCCGGCCAGACCACCGACCGCATCGACGGCGGCGTCTTTGATGTCTCCGGCACCGGCGAAGTCATCATCCCCGTCACCGCCGCGATCCGCGCCGACCAGCCCGTCGTCTTCGCCATCACCGTCGAAAAACCCGGCGGCGTGGTCGTGTCCAAGGGCCCGCTGCAGGTCGTCGCCGCGGTGGAGTAG
- a CDS encoding sigma-70 family RNA polymerase sigma factor produces MPISPDTVVSTLLKERSRLIGYAWVVVGDQHAAEDVFQDVSLAAVRKCEQIHDKAHLDRWLRQAIRLRGLELRRNRKRHAQLLSPEVLDHLEQEWSARASDDASDRAEALRHCIAELTGTAREVVELRYGQGLKSGQIAEQLGKRTETVYKAITRAHAALAKCVRSRLSRQGGGA; encoded by the coding sequence TTGCCCATCAGCCCCGACACCGTTGTTTCGACCCTGCTCAAGGAGCGTTCCCGCCTGATCGGGTACGCCTGGGTCGTGGTGGGCGACCAGCACGCGGCCGAGGACGTGTTCCAGGATGTCTCCCTCGCGGCGGTGCGCAAGTGCGAGCAGATCCACGACAAGGCGCACCTCGACCGCTGGCTTCGCCAAGCGATCCGCCTGCGTGGGTTGGAGCTCCGGCGTAACCGCAAGCGGCACGCCCAACTCCTGAGCCCGGAGGTCTTGGACCACCTTGAGCAGGAGTGGTCGGCCCGCGCGAGCGACGACGCCAGCGACCGCGCCGAGGCGCTGCGCCACTGCATCGCGGAGCTCACGGGCACCGCCCGTGAGGTCGTCGAGCTGCGCTACGGGCAGGGGCTCAAGTCCGGCCAGATCGCCGAGCAGCTCGGCAAGCGCACCGAGACCGTCTACAAGGCGATCACCCGCGCCCACGCCGCGTTGGCCAAGTGTGTGCGCAGCCGGCTGAGCCGGCAGGGGGGTGGCGCATGA
- a CDS encoding type II secretion system protein, with amino-acid sequence MRRLHAFTLIELLVVISIIALLIAVLLPALGSARYASKVSVCRSNYHQMGVAVNSFAVEHKGYFPDHNFQLNIGLNAWGASRTMPLDLNEYGAAPPVWFCPLFDKHPHTPFDRENLPGQVFTSNDAQWVTDQLQYNGLQLTLLPFYYWAPRETTVGSYTPHNGVGGTRDITAFDHWPRSIDEPGTEGHPLMSDILFTPPSAIYDQNGIQGGHVRGGKSDSVTAVWVDGSVEVIPRSDFELRQDAHWGNWY; translated from the coding sequence ATGCGACGCCTTCACGCATTCACCCTCATCGAACTGCTCGTCGTGATCTCGATCATCGCGCTGCTGATCGCGGTCCTCCTACCGGCGCTCGGGTCGGCGCGGTACGCGAGTAAGGTCAGCGTCTGCCGGTCCAACTATCACCAGATGGGTGTGGCGGTCAACAGCTTCGCGGTCGAACACAAGGGCTACTTCCCCGACCACAACTTCCAGCTCAACATCGGCCTGAACGCCTGGGGCGCTTCGCGCACGATGCCGCTGGACCTCAACGAGTACGGCGCGGCACCGCCCGTGTGGTTCTGCCCGCTCTTCGACAAACACCCCCATACCCCGTTCGATCGCGAGAACCTGCCCGGCCAGGTGTTCACCTCCAACGACGCGCAGTGGGTAACCGACCAACTCCAGTACAACGGTCTGCAGCTGACACTGCTGCCCTTCTACTACTGGGCCCCACGCGAGACCACGGTCGGGTCGTATACCCCCCACAATGGTGTCGGTGGGACACGCGATATCACGGCGTTTGACCACTGGCCACGCTCGATCGATGAGCCGGGCACCGAGGGGCACCCGCTGATGTCGGACATCCTGTTCACACCCCCCAGCGCGATCTATGACCAAAACGGGATTCAGGGCGGGCATGTCCGGGGTGGGAAATCAGACTCGGTGACGGCGGTCTGGGTGGACGGCTCGGTCGAGGTGATCCCCCGAAGCGACTTCGAACTCCGCCAAGACGCCCACTGGGGTAACTGGTACTAG
- the ilvE gene encoding branched-chain-amino-acid transaminase: protein MNPTPPTTANAAPIEANSTPLAQLGQVWLDGRLVPGEHAALSVMDHGVLYGDGVFEGIRAYHGKVLKLRSHLERFYDSAKAIRLTLPYTISQIEDAVRQTLQANGRDNGYIRLCATRGVGTMGLNPFLSPTPSVFIITCDIKMYPQELYDHGMRIITSSVTRNHPAALSPRIKSNNYLNNILAKIEAIDAGCLEAVMLNTQGMVAECTGDNIFIVRRPMGAGDDGAELVTPPLHAGILEGITRNLVIKLARDAGITVREMDLGKHDLYTADEMFLTGTAAEVIPVTEIDYRKIGRGDTEGRPGPITLRLNDAYRKMLKDGAPED, encoded by the coding sequence TTGAACCCCACCCCGCCCACCACCGCAAACGCCGCGCCGATCGAAGCCAATTCCACGCCCCTGGCCCAACTGGGCCAGGTCTGGCTCGACGGCCGACTCGTGCCCGGTGAACACGCCGCCCTCTCCGTCATGGACCACGGCGTGCTCTACGGCGACGGCGTCTTCGAGGGCATCCGCGCCTACCACGGCAAGGTCCTCAAGCTCCGCTCACACCTCGAACGTTTCTACGACTCCGCCAAGGCCATCCGACTGACACTCCCGTACACAATATCGCAAATCGAAGACGCCGTCCGCCAGACGCTCCAAGCCAACGGCCGCGACAACGGCTACATCCGCCTGTGCGCCACACGCGGCGTCGGGACCATGGGGCTCAACCCCTTCCTCTCCCCCACCCCCAGCGTCTTCATCATCACCTGCGACATCAAGATGTACCCGCAAGAGCTCTACGACCACGGCATGCGCATCATCACCAGCAGCGTGACGCGCAACCACCCCGCCGCGCTCAGCCCCCGCATCAAGAGCAACAACTACCTCAACAACATCCTCGCCAAGATCGAGGCCATCGATGCCGGCTGCCTCGAAGCCGTCATGCTCAATACCCAGGGGATGGTCGCCGAGTGTACGGGCGACAACATCTTCATCGTCCGCCGGCCGATGGGTGCGGGCGACGACGGCGCCGAACTCGTGACGCCGCCCCTGCACGCGGGCATCCTCGAAGGCATCACCCGAAACCTCGTCATCAAGCTCGCGCGCGACGCGGGCATCACCGTCCGCGAGATGGACCTCGGCAAACACGACCTCTACACCGCCGACGAGATGTTCCTCACCGGCACCGCCGCCGAGGTCATCCCCGTCACCGAGATCGACTACCGCAAGATCGGCCGCGGCGACACCGAAGGCAGGCCCGGCCCGATCACGCTACGTCTCAACGACGCGTACCGGAAGATGCTGAAGGACGGGGCACCGGAGGATTGA